The following proteins come from a genomic window of Venturia canescens isolate UGA chromosome 4, ASM1945775v1, whole genome shotgun sequence:
- the LOC122410065 gene encoding uncharacterized LOC122410065, with product MDNNGNPASDFKASDGNIGEVAKPLFLTHKIRIDRLSKRYNVHDFQLRDHLLTAQDIYTSRCKCVHTHNKKRCPFVTVAFCEKCQVANRRFINYRSLLFHRDIQHCHLYECCVHIHEPPCNRCLGCKTRHTCLVQQPFECTFTTHAVCTKHDPARFTKPTASSEFLYEHMYNTRMPIFYFCQCHKHEHISISPTTMLELGAPCYIQTYKCCDKALLVTEFDSSFILTTTKLISLNSGTMAQRLVNAEYVIFDPSIWREQSVNHFISLLRAFVSMPELVLERYKRFESSNFVVSNVKAYRSGKLSIIRTSITGFETKGIYQTSTISCTLHYSEVLIPRKIYELMRFDYDLNLVAVKRDPSIKQTCTFVCRAIENPDPEVDTIVIPDAIAKPLNQDQDGDKNGVYVLPIVTANGYHRAESFLHKLAKLELAMAFRRKLTLIATPRYSFSENNLMLMRRKASELSQCSEFFRTTAQYGTKFMLEVGCAYMEREYDEFCRLLLKMNDSDEREVVTVDDIALLTDKLPAVVQSGAKGDKETLVTLFDNICNDFTLFDKKRAMIDQMNRYISSSKDLSQIGRKQFISLYATHDLVALLGTLFLNKVFIADYKPFASAGTFMFNQASLDMFIADLERL from the exons ATGGACAATAATGGAAATCCCGCAAGTGATTTTAAGGCTAGTGACGGCAACATCGGGGAGGTGGCGAAACCACTTTTTCTCACTCATAAAATACGCATCGATCGTCTCTCAAAGCGTTACAACGTCCACGATTTTCAATTGCGAGATCATCTTCTAACAGCTCAGGATATATACACGTCCCGTTGCAAATGCGTTCACACACACAACAAGAAACGTTGCCCCTTCGTGACGGTagcattttgtgaaaaatgtcAAGTGGCCAATCGTCGCTTCATCAACTATCGTTCGTTACTTTTCCATCGGGACATTCAACACTGCCATTTGTACGAATGCTGTGTTCATATACACGAGCCGCCATGCAATCGCTGCCTTGGCTGTAAGACGAGACATACGTGTTTGGTTCAACAGCCATTCGAATGTACCTTCACGACGC ATGCTGTTTGTACCAAACATGATCCGGCACGATTCACCAAACCTACCGCCAGTTCAGAATTTCTTTACGAGCACATGTATAACACTCGCATGCCCATTTTTTACTTCTGTCAGTGTCATAAACACGAGCATATCTCGATTTCTCCAACAACGATGCTCGAACTTGGAGCGCCGTGTTACATACAGACGTATAAGTGCTGCGACAAGGCACTGCTTGTTACGGAATTCGACTCGAGTTTTATCCTCACAACAACAAAACTTATAAGTTTGAATAGTGGCACGATGGCTCAGCGACTCGTTAATGCGGAATACGTTATTTTCGATCCGTCTATTTGGCGCGAGCAGTCGGTCAATCATTTCATCTCGCTGTTACGTGCTTTCGTGAGCATGCCTGAACTCGTATTAGAGCGCTACAAACGTTTCGAGTCTTCAAATTTTGTTGTATCTAATGTCAAGGCGTACAGGAGTGGAAAGTTATCGATCATTCGTACATCCATCACAGGATTCGAAACTAAAGGAATCTATCAAACGTCAACAATCTCATGCACACTCCACTATTCTGAGGTGCTCATTCCACGAAAGATTTACGAGTTGATGCGTTTCGATTATGATTTGAACTTGGTTGCGGTGAAGCGCGACCCATCGATCAAGCAGACATGCACTTTTGTTTGTAGAGCTATCGAGAATCCGGATCCAGAAGTGGACACCATCGTTATACCGGATGCTATCGCAAAGCCGCTAAATCAAGACCAAGACGGAGATAAAAATGGTGTGTACGTGTTACCGATTGTCACGGCCAATGGCTACCATCGTGCCGAATCATTCTTACACAAATTGGCTAAGCTCGAACTAGCGATGGCGTTTCGACGCAAGCTCACACTCATCGCAACCCCACGTTACTCCTTCTCTGAAAATAATCTCATGCTCATGCGCCGCAAAGCGAGTGAACTCTCGCAATGTAGCGAGTTTTTTCGTACTACGGCCCAATACGGAACGAA atTCATGCTCGAAGTTGGCTGTGCCTATATGGAACGTGAATACGATGAGTTCTGTCGTCTACtgttaaaaatgaatgattcCGATGAGCGAGAAGTAGTTACCGTAGACGATATTGCTCTGCTCACAGACAAACTGCCGGCGGTCGTTCAGTCAGGTGCCAAAGGAGACAAAGAAACGCTCGTTACGCTTTTCGATAATATATGTAATGATTTTACACTCTTTGATAAAAAACGAGCAATGATTGACCAAATGAATCGCTACATTTCCTCAAGCAAAGATCTCAGCCAAATTGGGCGGAAGCAGTTTATTTCGTTGTACGCCACACACGATCTCGTCGCTCTACTTGGTACACTCTTTCTAAATAAAGTTTTCATCGCTGATTACAAGCCGTTCGCCAGCGCCGGCACGTTCATGTTCAACCAAGCGTCTCTCGACATGTTTATCGCCGATTTAGAACGGTTATAA
- the LOC122410068 gene encoding uncharacterized LOC122410068: MSVPLDIQLEKAQKRVTDFLSKLKILGRPTKSTSVASIQKWLKHVHIGIPPLDKALRSLRVEKTHGYLTFSGRPSGALYTMFRAADLGGIIKLSMLKIPIRASEQLMFDKLMARNPEKLTREISEAVAAARSKHLGLTTRAVPLEKIPSKSKGILKSFVDSTTTSGSRSKRYTTGSACWMITTRNSKKFYCRIRQYSCHNPEGRQCDGAYSNLYNVTLVIMAIVELPDDDKRKQDLADETGHNVRLLDNFMKEMINDQFDTLKAFVKRLKDKNQLPTVDVCGSKHRHIENSEIPMCRMCNSSADPKSTEYSDPKQYPENISFHCIPGDGAKWDKVDEATVIWNSLKLAVGNPCAAIRDKRMRGSFSVSK; the protein is encoded by the coding sequence ATGTCTGTACCATTGGACATACAATTGGAGAAGGCTCAGAAAAGAGTCACAGATTTTCTAtcaaaattgaagatattgggCCGCCCGACAAAAAGTACGAGCGTCGCGAGCATTCAAAAGTGGTTAAAGCATGTGCATATTGGCATTCCTCCGTTGGACAAAGCGCTCAGGAGCCTTCGTGTTGAAAAAACGCATGGATATTTGACATTCAGCGGCAGACCAAGTGGTGCGTTATATACGATGTTCCGCGCCGCCGATCTCGGTGGAATCATCAAACTCTCAATGTTGAAAATTCCGATTCGAGCGAGCGAACAGTTGATGTTCGACAAACTGATGGCTAGAAATCCGGAAAAGTTGACCCGTGAAATAAGTGAAGCCGTAGCGGCAGCAAGGAGCAAACATCTCGGCCTGACCACAAGAGCTGTACCATTAGAAAAAATACCCAGTAAATCAAAGGGCATACTCAAAAGTTTTGTGGACAGTACAACCACTTCTGGTTCCCGCAGCAAGCGGTACACTACAGGAAGCGCGTGTTGGATGATAACCactagaaattcaaaaaaattctactgtAGAATACGACAATATTCGTGCCATAATCCAGAAGGACGTCAGTGCGATGGTGCCTACAGTAACCTCTATAACGTAACGCTAGTGATCATGGCTATTGTTGAGCTCCCCGATGACGACAAGCGAAAACAGGATTTGGCTGATGAAACTGGACATAATGTACGGCTACTCGACAACTTCATGAAGGAAATGATCAATGATCAGTTTGATACGCTCAAAGCTTTTGTAAAACGTCTCAAAGACAAAAATCAACTACCAACAGTAGATGTTTGTGGTTCGAAGCACCGTCATATTGAAAATTCCGAGATACCAATGTGTCGCATGTGTAATTCAAGTGCTGATCCGAAGAGCACTGAATATTCTGATCCAAAACAATATCCTGAGAATATAAGCTTTCATTGTATTCCCGGTGATGGAGCTAAATGGGATAAAGTGGATGAAGCAACGGTAATATGGAATTCCCTCAAATTGGCAGTAGGGAACCCTTGTGCAGCGATAAGGGACAAAAGAATGCGCGGTTCTTTCAGCGTGAGTAAATAG
- the LOC122410073 gene encoding uncharacterized LOC122410073, whose protein sequence is MNNIIRNQDAAGLNTKPSSSASWVCSVLLSLVVSIICVLVLVLLVWIYYSNYMKMYRPYIDVSLDVKSLDLAESFRMLSYLKQKS, encoded by the coding sequence ATGAACAACATTATAAGAAATCAGGATGCGGCCGGACTTAACACAAAACCCTCATCCAGCGCCTCGTGGGTGTGCTCCGTATTGCTATCACTCGTCGTCTCTATTATCTGTGTATTAGTACTCGTCTTGCTTGTGTGGATATATTATAGCAATTATATGAAAATGTACAGACCGTACATCGATGTGTCGCTAGATGTTAAATCGTTGGATCTTGCTGAGAGTTTTAGAATGTTGAGTTATCTGAAGCAAAAGTCCTGA